In a single window of the Arachis hypogaea cultivar Tifrunner chromosome 6, arahy.Tifrunner.gnm2.J5K5, whole genome shotgun sequence genome:
- the LOC112805365 gene encoding uncharacterized protein gives MPFQRAQGKNFASRGRNFKCGGFIPQYNQGQGSFKRPNNNANHRRRYGKQPQSDLSCQRCEKHHFGVPCRVGLGVCFFCGQPGYLAWNCSEKKKYETGRVQQPGKVCTTSTASAEGSKTLIRGNCEVARKILSALFDSGTTYSFIEFERASELELNIVVLGYDLKIHNATFEAIVTRIGCPQVSFRVQQRDFILDLICLPMIGLDFILGLDWLSKNYVLLNYSEKLVYFMPEGSKGSVVVNSYYLNSMMVNCSGYECHGIMLLTTGVSGDDQSLE, from the coding sequence ATGCCATTTCAAAGGGCTCAAGGAAAGAACTTTGCATCGAGGGGTAGAAatttcaagtgtggaggctttatTCCGCAATATAATCAAGGTCAAGGTAGTTTCAAGAGGCCGAATAACAATGCCAATCATAGAAGAAGGTATGGAAAGCAGCCACAGAGTGATCTAAGCTGTCAGAGGTGCGAGAAGCATCATTTTGGAGTCCCATGCAGAGTAGGATTAGGGGTGTGTTTCTTTTGTGGACAACCCGGATACTTGGCCTGGAATTGCTCAGAaaagaagaagtatgagactggtagAGTGCAGCAACCAGGAAAAGTGTGCACCACTTCTACAGCAAGTGCCGAGGGATCCAAGACCTTGATTAGAGGTAACTGTGAagtagctagaaaaattttaagtGCATTGTTTGATTCTGGGACGACGTATTCATTTATAGAATTTGAAAGGGCTAGTGAGTTAGAACTAAATATTGTGGTCTTAGGTTACGATTTAAAGATTCATAATGCCACTTTTGAAGCCATTGTGACTAGGATAGGATGTCCACAAGTCTCGTTTCGGGTTCAACAACGTGACTTCATTCTTGATTTGATCTGTTTACCAATGATTGGTCTGGATTTCATTTTGGGACTGGATTGGTTATCTAAGAATTATGTTTTACTCAACTATTCTGAGAAATtagtgtactttatgccggagggaTCGAAAGGGTCGGTAGTGGTAAATAGCTACTATTTAAACTCTATGATGGTAAACTGTTCTGGATATGAATGTCATGGTATTATGCTGTTAACTactggtgtttcgggtgatgaccaAAGCTTAGAATAA